A window from Cydia strobilella chromosome 9, ilCydStro3.1, whole genome shotgun sequence encodes these proteins:
- the LOC134744464 gene encoding WD repeat domain phosphoinositide-interacting protein 2 isoform X3, which produces MSLGGGQNTDGSNAGGIFVQFNQDCTSLVAGSSQGYHLFALTPDDGVEEIYASRSGQDTCLVDRLFSSSLVAVVTVAAPRKLIVCHYKKGTEICNYSYSNTILAVKLNRSRLVVCLEESLHIHNIRDMKILHTIRDTPPNPRGLCALAPAADRCYLAYPGSSAVGEVQIFDAVHLNAKCVLSAHDSGLAALAWSSCGRRLATASERGTVIRVFAVPERVRLFEFRRGVKRCVSISCLAFSACGTFLAASSNTETVHVFRLAEPPTPPTPQPGAETPAGGAASGASSSATASAGGAGGAGGGAGEAEGGGWLGWLSSAVAAGAGLLPAQVADVLAQGRAFAAARLPIQPSRAMVAITNVGRAPRLLVATATGELFVYALDAADGGECALLRTHRLLEPHPHPHHRDQQAPPLDAHEGDGEGAE; this is translated from the exons ATCACTGGTGGCCGGCAGCAGCCAAGGCTACCACCTGTTCGCGCTGACCCCCGACGATGGGGTCGAGGAAATATATGCGTCCCGCTCTGGCCAGGACACCTGTCTCGTCGACCGGCTGTTCAGCTCCAGCCTCGTCGCCGTGGTCACCGTCGCTGCGCCCAG GAAGCTGATAGTGTGCCACTACAAGAAGGGCACGGAAATATGTAACTACAGCTACAGCAATACCATTCTCGCCGTCAAGCTCAACCGCTCG CGGCTGGTGGTATGCCTCGAAGAGTCGCTACACATCCACAACATCCGCGACATGAAGATCCTCCACACGATCCGCGACACGCCGCCCAACCCGCGCGGGCTGTGCGCGCTGGCCCCGGCCGCCGACCGCTGCTACCTCGCCTACCCCGGCTCAAGCGCCGTCGGCGAAGTACAGATCTTCGACGCGGTGCACTTAAACGCTAAATGCGTGCTTAGCGCGCATGATTCCGGACTAGCTGCCTTAGCTTGGAGCTCATGCGGGCGGAGACTAGCGACCGCGTCCGAACGCGGAACAGTTATAAGAGTATTTGCTGTACCTGAGCGAGTACGCCTGTTTGAATTCAGGCGTGGAGTGAAGAGATGCGTGTCGATTTCGTGTCTGGCATTCAGCGCGTGCGGGACGTTCCTGGCGGCGTCGTCGAACACGGAGACTGTGCACGTGTTCCGTTTGGCGGAGCCGCCGACGCCGCCCACGCCGCAGCCCGGCGCGGAGACCCCAG CGGGCGGGGCGGCGAGCGGCGCGTCGTCGTCGGCGACGGCgtcggcgggcggcgccggggGCGCTGGGGGCGGCGCGGGGGAGGCGGAGGGCGGCGGCTGGCTGGGCTGGCTGTCGTCGGCcgtggcggcgggcgcggggcTGCTGCCCGCGCAGGTGGCCGACGTGCTGGCGCAGGGCCGCGCCTTCGCCGCCGCGCGCCTGCCCATCCAGCCCAGCCGCGCCATGGTGGCCATCACCAA CGTGGGTCGCGCCCCGCGGCTGCTGGTGGCGACGGCGACGGGCGAGCTGTTCGTGTACGCGCTGGACGCGGCGGACGGCGGCGAGTGCGCGCTGCTGCGCACGCACCGCCTGCTCGagccgcacccgcacccgcaccaccGAGACCAGCAGGCGCCGCCGCTCGATGCGCATGAAG